From Chryseobacterium sp. IHB B 17019, one genomic window encodes:
- the secA gene encoding preprotein translocase subunit SecA, translating to MSFLNKVLKGFLGDKKAQDLKEVKKVVTKIKAVEPTIQQLSDDGLRDKTAEFKESIKTATSKITAQIEQIQEQIKASTNVDEKEALFSKIEALKKESYEIEEKILLQILPEAFALVKETARRWAENGEIRVTATDWDRQLAAAGKDFLEIQGDQAVWKNSWDAAGTPVNWDMVHYDVQFIGGVILHSGKIAEMATGEGKTLVGTLPIFLNALPGRGVHVVTVNDYLAKRDSAWMGPLYQFHGMSIDCIDNHQPNSDGRRKAYNSDITYGTNNEFGFDYLRDNMVTSPSELVQRELNFAIVDEVDSVLVDDARTPLIISGPVPQGDRQEFDVLKPSIDRIVEVQKKTVSAIFNEAKKLIAAGNTKEGGFKLLQAYRGLPKNRQLIKFLSESGNRALLQKTEAQYMQDNNRDMPIVDKDLYFVIEEKNNQVDLTDKGVEYMSQGNEDNNFFVLPDIGTEIAELEAKNLSKEEEFEAKEKLFSDFAEKSERVHTMSQLLKAYTLFEKDDEYVVIDGEVKIVDEQTGRIMEGRRYSDGLHQAIEAKENVKIEAATQTFATITLQNYFRMYNKLAGMTGTAETEAGELWEIYKLDVVVIPTNRPILRNDKQDLVFKTNREKYNAVIEEIEKLTAARRPVLVGTTSVEISQLLSKALQLRKIPHQVLNAKLHKKEAEIVAGAGQPGVVTIATNMAGRGTDIKLSKEVKEAGGLAIIGTERHDSRRVDRQLRGRAGRQGDPGSSQFYVSLEDNLMRLFGSERIAKMMDRMGHKEGEVIQHSMISKSIERAQKKVEENNFGTRKRLLEYDDVMNKQRDVIYKRRKNALFGDHLKYDIANMIFDVANSIVNKGKATGSYKDFEYEIIKTFTMESPVSENDFKNKTVQELTNLLFQAAQDDYQMKLNLLKEKSFPIIENVYQNQGSMFKMIQVPFTDGHKTLTIVADLKEAYDTKCESLVNDFEKNITLSIIDENWKLHLREMDDLRKSSQGAVYEQKDPLVIYKQESFHLFSEMIDRLNKEIISFLYKGEIPS from the coding sequence ATGAGTTTTTTAAACAAAGTTCTTAAAGGGTTTTTGGGAGACAAGAAAGCGCAGGACCTTAAAGAAGTAAAAAAAGTTGTAACAAAAATCAAAGCTGTTGAACCAACAATTCAGCAATTGTCTGATGATGGTTTAAGAGATAAAACTGCTGAGTTTAAAGAGAGCATTAAAACCGCCACCAGCAAAATCACAGCTCAAATAGAACAGATCCAGGAGCAAATCAAGGCATCTACAAATGTAGATGAAAAAGAAGCTCTTTTTTCAAAAATTGAAGCTCTGAAAAAGGAATCATACGAAATTGAAGAGAAAATCCTCCTACAAATCCTTCCTGAAGCTTTTGCCTTGGTAAAAGAGACAGCAAGAAGATGGGCTGAAAACGGAGAAATCCGTGTGACAGCAACTGATTGGGACAGACAATTAGCAGCTGCAGGTAAAGATTTCTTAGAAATTCAGGGGGATCAGGCTGTTTGGAAAAACTCATGGGATGCTGCCGGAACACCAGTAAACTGGGACATGGTACATTATGATGTTCAGTTTATCGGAGGGGTTATTCTTCACAGTGGTAAAATTGCCGAGATGGCAACCGGTGAAGGTAAAACTTTGGTAGGTACGCTTCCAATTTTCTTAAATGCACTTCCTGGAAGAGGAGTTCACGTAGTAACCGTGAATGACTACCTTGCAAAAAGGGACTCCGCTTGGATGGGACCGCTATATCAATTCCACGGTATGTCAATCGACTGTATTGATAACCACCAGCCGAACTCGGACGGAAGAAGAAAAGCATACAACTCAGATATTACTTACGGAACGAATAACGAATTCGGTTTCGATTATTTGAGAGATAACATGGTAACTTCACCTTCAGAACTGGTACAAAGAGAATTAAACTTTGCTATCGTGGATGAGGTTGACTCTGTTTTGGTAGATGACGCAAGAACACCATTGATTATTTCCGGTCCGGTTCCACAGGGAGACAGACAGGAATTCGATGTTCTGAAGCCTTCCATCGACAGAATTGTTGAAGTTCAGAAAAAAACCGTTTCTGCAATTTTTAATGAAGCTAAAAAATTAATCGCTGCAGGAAACACGAAAGAAGGAGGATTCAAATTGCTTCAGGCATACAGAGGTCTTCCTAAAAACAGACAATTAATTAAATTCTTATCGGAAAGCGGAAACCGCGCATTGCTTCAGAAAACTGAGGCTCAATACATGCAGGACAACAACCGTGATATGCCGATTGTAGATAAAGATCTTTACTTCGTAATTGAAGAAAAGAACAATCAGGTTGACCTTACAGACAAAGGGGTTGAATACATGTCTCAAGGAAATGAAGATAATAATTTCTTCGTTCTTCCGGATATCGGAACTGAAATCGCAGAACTTGAAGCTAAAAATTTATCTAAAGAAGAAGAATTTGAAGCTAAAGAAAAACTATTCTCTGATTTTGCCGAAAAATCCGAAAGAGTTCACACAATGAGCCAATTATTAAAAGCATATACCTTATTCGAAAAAGATGATGAATATGTGGTAATTGATGGCGAAGTAAAAATCGTTGATGAGCAGACAGGCCGTATCATGGAAGGAAGACGTTATTCAGACGGTCTTCACCAGGCGATTGAAGCGAAAGAGAACGTAAAAATCGAGGCTGCAACCCAAACTTTTGCAACCATTACGCTTCAAAACTATTTCCGTATGTACAACAAGCTTGCGGGGATGACAGGTACTGCCGAAACTGAAGCAGGCGAGCTTTGGGAAATCTACAAATTAGACGTTGTGGTAATTCCTACCAACCGCCCAATTTTAAGAAATGACAAACAGGATTTAGTTTTCAAAACTAACAGAGAAAAATATAACGCAGTAATTGAAGAAATTGAAAAATTAACAGCAGCAAGAAGACCTGTATTGGTAGGTACGACTTCTGTTGAAATTTCTCAGTTACTTTCAAAAGCGCTTCAATTAAGAAAAATTCCTCACCAGGTTCTTAACGCAAAGCTTCACAAAAAAGAAGCGGAAATCGTTGCAGGAGCAGGACAGCCGGGAGTTGTAACTATTGCAACCAACATGGCGGGTCGTGGTACCGATATTAAACTTTCCAAAGAAGTAAAAGAAGCCGGAGGTTTAGCAATTATTGGTACAGAAAGACACGATTCAAGACGTGTTGACAGACAGTTGAGAGGTAGAGCAGGACGTCAGGGAGATCCGGGAAGCTCGCAGTTCTATGTTTCTTTGGAAGATAATTTGATGCGTCTTTTCGGTTCTGAAAGAATCGCAAAAATGATGGACAGAATGGGTCATAAGGAAGGTGAAGTTATTCAACATTCTATGATTAGCAAATCTATCGAAAGAGCTCAGAAAAAAGTAGAGGAAAACAACTTCGGAACAAGAAAAAGGCTTCTTGAGTATGATGACGTTATGAACAAACAGCGTGACGTTATTTATAAGAGAAGAAAGAATGCCTTATTTGGAGATCACTTAAAGTACGATATCGCGAATATGATTTTTGATGTAGCCAATTCAATTGTAAACAAAGGAAAAGCTACAGGAAGTTATAAAGATTTCGAATATGAGATCATCAAAACTTTCACCATGGAATCTCCAGTTTCCGAAAACGATTTTAAGAATAAAACTGTTCAGGAACTAACGAATCTTTTATTCCAGGCAGCTCAGGATGATTATCAGATGAAGCTGAACTTATTGAAAGAAAAATCATTCCCAATCATTGAAAACGTATATCAGAATCAAGGTTCTATGTTTAAAATGATCCAGGTTCCTTTCACGGACGGTCACAAAACACTGACGATCGTTGCAGATCTTAAGGAAGCCTATGACACAAAATGTGAGAGCCTAGTAAATGATTTTGAAAAGAACATCACTTTATCAATCATTGATGAAAACTGGAAGCTTCACCTTCGTGAGATGGATGATTTAAGAAAATCCTCTCAGGGTGCCGTTTACGAGCAGAAAGATCCATTGGTAATTTACAAACAGGAATCTTTCCACCTATTCAGTGAAATGATTGACAGATTAAATAAAGAAATTATTTCTTTCTTATATAAAGGAGAAATTCCTTCATAA
- a CDS encoding GDP-mannose 4,6-dehydratase has product MKYLVTGGSGFIGSHLVEQLLKKGHSVINIDNFDDFYSYQIKIKNTLESIDKISDFEFSDKEDDIKKLISLSKSDNYTLYHQDIRDKKGLEEIFQNHKIDLIIHLAALAGVRPSIERPLEYEEVNVRGTMNLWELCKDFTIKKFICASSSSVYGNNEKTPFAETDNVDSPISPYAATKKCGEILGHVYHDLYKIDMIQLRFFTVYGPRQRPDLAIHKFTKLISENQEIPFYGDGTTARDYTYIDDIIDGITKSITYLENNSDVYEIMNLGESQVINLNEMLSTIENTLGKSAIRKNLPMQPGDVQKTNADITKAKTLIGYKPDTNFQNGIKKFVEWFLRK; this is encoded by the coding sequence ATGAAATATCTTGTAACAGGCGGAAGCGGATTTATTGGTTCACACTTAGTAGAACAATTATTAAAAAAAGGACATTCTGTCATAAACATTGACAATTTTGATGATTTCTATAGTTATCAGATAAAAATCAAAAATACTTTAGAGTCAATTGACAAAATTTCGGATTTTGAATTCTCTGATAAGGAGGATGATATTAAGAAATTAATTTCTCTTTCAAAATCAGACAATTATACACTTTATCATCAAGATATTCGGGATAAAAAAGGGCTTGAGGAAATTTTCCAAAATCATAAAATTGATCTAATTATCCATCTTGCTGCGCTTGCCGGAGTTCGGCCATCCATTGAAAGACCTTTGGAATATGAAGAAGTAAATGTTCGGGGAACGATGAATCTTTGGGAATTATGCAAAGATTTTACTATTAAAAAGTTCATTTGTGCTTCTTCATCAAGCGTTTATGGCAATAACGAAAAAACTCCTTTTGCCGAGACTGACAATGTTGACAGCCCTATTTCACCCTATGCTGCAACTAAAAAATGTGGAGAAATTTTAGGTCATGTTTACCATGATTTATATAAAATTGATATGATTCAGCTAAGGTTTTTCACGGTTTATGGTCCGAGACAAAGACCTGATCTAGCTATTCATAAATTTACAAAATTAATTTCCGAAAATCAGGAAATCCCTTTTTACGGAGACGGAACCACAGCCAGAGATTATACCTATATTGATGATATTATTGATGGAATTACAAAATCCATTACTTATTTAGAAAATAATTCGGACGTTTATGAAATTATGAACCTTGGGGAAAGCCAAGTGATTAATTTAAATGAAATGCTTTCCACCATAGAAAATACCTTGGGAAAATCTGCCATTCGGAAAAATCTGCCAATGCAGCCGGGAGATGTCCAGAAAACCAATGCCGATATTACAAAAGCTAAGACATTAATAGGCTATAAACCTGACACCAACTTCCAAAATGGCATAAAAAAATTTGTGGAATGGTTTTTGAGAAAATGA
- a CDS encoding isopenicillin N synthase family dioxygenase: MDKIPSVDLRDFLSGDPERKQKFVNEIGKAYEEIGFVALKGHFLDDKLVDELYEEVKNFFELPTETKQKYEIPGIGGQRGYVGFGKETAKGFKKGDLKEFWHFGQYVSDDSKYKSEYPDNVTVEELPKFNEVGKEAYKMLEKTGQYVLRALALYLDLDEFYFDDKIAEGNSILRPIHYPPITQEPDDAVRAAAHGDINLITLLMGSQGKGLQVQNHKGEWIDAIAEPDELMINVGDMLSRHTNNKLKSTIHRVVNPPRELWGTSRYSIPFFMHPVSSMSLNALENCVDENHPKIYEDTTAGEFLHERLIELGLIKK, encoded by the coding sequence ATGGATAAAATACCTAGTGTAGACCTGCGTGATTTCCTTTCGGGTGACCCGGAACGCAAACAGAAATTTGTAAATGAAATCGGAAAAGCTTATGAAGAAATTGGTTTTGTTGCTTTAAAAGGCCATTTTCTTGATGACAAACTGGTAGATGAATTGTATGAAGAGGTAAAAAACTTTTTTGAGCTGCCAACGGAAACGAAACAGAAGTATGAAATTCCGGGAATCGGCGGACAGAGAGGCTATGTAGGATTCGGTAAGGAAACTGCAAAAGGCTTTAAAAAAGGAGATTTGAAAGAGTTTTGGCATTTCGGGCAATATGTCTCTGATGATTCAAAATATAAAAGCGAATATCCTGATAATGTGACCGTTGAAGAACTTCCAAAATTCAATGAAGTAGGTAAAGAAGCTTATAAAATGCTTGAAAAGACCGGACAATATGTGTTGAGAGCTTTGGCTTTGTATCTTGACCTTGATGAGTTTTATTTTGACGATAAAATTGCAGAAGGTAATTCTATTTTAAGGCCAATTCATTATCCGCCAATCACTCAGGAACCGGATGATGCAGTAAGAGCAGCCGCGCACGGAGATATTAATCTGATTACTCTTTTGATGGGATCTCAGGGGAAAGGACTTCAGGTTCAGAATCATAAAGGAGAATGGATTGATGCGATTGCGGAGCCGGATGAATTGATGATCAACGTTGGCGACATGCTTTCCAGACACACCAACAACAAATTGAAATCTACAATCCACAGAGTGGTAAATCCTCCAAGAGAATTGTGGGGAACTTCAAGATATTCAATTCCTTTCTTTATGCATCCAGTCAGTTCAATGTCTTTAAATGCTCTTGAAAATTGTGTCGATGAAAACCATCCGAAGATATATGAAGATACCACAGCAGGAGAGTTTTTACATGAAAGACTGATAGAACTAGGACTGATAAAAAAATAA
- a CDS encoding TonB-dependent siderophore receptor has product MKNVLICASMLGSMLAFAQEKDSINSKNIEQVIINKMVKKLDTESSNKMPVKFIENPQVYSSIDKGILENENIFTVDDAYRNVTGLQKMWNPTGRAGDGGSFFVLRGFPSQASTRNGVVAPVTSTIDAINVETLEFLKGPVGTLYGSTVASYGGLINRVTKKPQPNFFGAVSASAGTYNTYRATADINAPITKDLLFRINTAYTNEGNFTKTDAKNQYTTFAPSLTWNVSDKLQLNVDYELFHNRVTANPYFFYLSPKTLNGIDNMKDLEKVAGLDYKESFTGKDLYMTARNSNVFGNVKWKINDNITSNTYINNSDSYSDGYNPYFSVAYDAVSSSYLVARADQSTNGSKKSWFQIQQNFNFNYDFSNGMKNRTVVGFDYMRTTERLRYKYLNSNFDTVAVSGADYSGMNNDALSALYANSANYSTWDYLRDLNTYSGYISNLFTPIANLHIIAGLRYENNDYLGGTSGPNSEKAFNQSAFSPKAGIVYEIVKDKFSVFGNYQNSFKSNGYYTSDIAGNTTLSDPERGNQFEGGFKASLFNNRFNATVSYYNIKVKNQLLYTGEYAPNFVSVQKQAASTLSKGFELEVNAYLVKGFSLVGGLAYNDTVDESTDLRPTTAGSFWNANFNLAYQFVDGKAKGLGFGFGGNYASDNNVTGDFILPKYFVLNANAFYDAKKFRIGVKVDNFTNEHYWTGYSTANPQKLANFLGTIAYKF; this is encoded by the coding sequence ATGAAAAATGTACTGATTTGTGCTTCTATGTTGGGTTCTATGCTAGCGTTTGCACAGGAAAAGGATTCTATCAATTCTAAAAATATAGAACAAGTTATCATCAATAAAATGGTGAAAAAACTCGATACCGAATCCTCCAACAAAATGCCGGTGAAATTCATAGAAAATCCACAAGTCTATTCTTCTATCGATAAAGGGATTTTAGAAAATGAAAATATTTTCACTGTTGATGATGCTTACAGAAACGTAACTGGTTTACAGAAAATGTGGAACCCTACAGGAAGAGCCGGAGATGGCGGTTCATTCTTCGTTTTGAGAGGTTTTCCTTCGCAAGCTTCTACACGAAATGGTGTGGTTGCACCCGTAACCTCAACAATTGATGCAATAAACGTGGAAACACTGGAGTTTTTGAAAGGTCCAGTTGGAACACTCTATGGAAGCACAGTCGCTTCTTACGGCGGCCTTATTAACAGAGTTACCAAAAAACCTCAGCCAAATTTCTTTGGTGCAGTTTCAGCTTCTGCCGGAACTTACAATACTTACAGAGCAACTGCAGATATTAACGCTCCGATTACAAAAGACTTGCTTTTTCGCATAAATACGGCTTATACAAACGAAGGAAATTTCACAAAAACTGACGCTAAAAATCAATATACTACATTCGCTCCCAGCTTGACTTGGAATGTTTCCGACAAATTGCAGTTAAATGTAGATTATGAATTATTCCACAACCGGGTAACAGCAAATCCTTATTTCTTCTATCTTTCACCGAAAACCTTGAACGGAATTGATAATATGAAAGATTTAGAAAAAGTAGCAGGCTTGGATTATAAAGAATCTTTCACGGGAAAAGATCTATATATGACTGCAAGAAATTCTAATGTTTTTGGAAATGTGAAATGGAAAATCAATGATAATATCACTTCAAATACTTACATCAATAATTCCGATTCTTATTCAGACGGCTACAATCCATATTTTTCGGTTGCATACGATGCTGTATCTTCTTCGTATTTAGTTGCAAGAGCAGACCAATCTACAAACGGCAGTAAAAAATCTTGGTTTCAAATTCAACAAAACTTCAATTTCAATTATGATTTCTCAAATGGAATGAAAAACAGAACTGTTGTTGGTTTTGACTATATGAGGACAACGGAAAGATTACGTTACAAGTATTTGAACTCTAATTTTGATACTGTAGCAGTTTCAGGTGCAGATTATTCCGGAATGAATAATGACGCATTGTCTGCACTTTATGCAAATTCCGCAAATTATTCAACATGGGATTATTTGAGAGATTTGAATACCTATTCAGGATATATTTCCAACTTATTTACTCCGATTGCCAACTTGCATATTATAGCAGGGCTTCGTTATGAAAACAATGATTATTTAGGCGGAACGTCTGGACCAAATTCGGAGAAAGCATTCAACCAATCCGCATTTTCGCCAAAAGCCGGAATTGTTTACGAAATCGTGAAAGATAAATTTTCGGTTTTCGGAAATTACCAAAACTCATTCAAATCCAATGGGTATTATACTTCTGATATAGCGGGAAATACAACTTTATCAGACCCGGAAAGAGGAAACCAGTTTGAAGGAGGTTTCAAAGCGAGTTTATTTAATAATAGATTCAATGCAACGGTTTCTTACTACAACATCAAAGTGAAAAACCAATTGCTTTACACAGGAGAATATGCCCCAAATTTTGTTTCTGTTCAAAAACAGGCTGCTTCTACACTCAGCAAAGGTTTCGAGTTGGAAGTTAACGCATATCTTGTAAAAGGTTTCTCTTTAGTTGGAGGTCTGGCTTACAATGATACAGTGGATGAATCCACAGACTTAAGACCAACAACGGCGGGTTCGTTTTGGAATGCAAATTTCAATTTGGCTTACCAGTTTGTTGATGGAAAAGCAAAAGGTCTCGGATTCGGATTTGGTGGAAATTATGCCAGTGACAATAATGTAACAGGAGATTTCATTTTACCAAAATATTTCGTTTTGAATGCCAATGCGTTCTATGATGCCAAGAAATTCAGAATCGGAGTTAAAGTTGATAACTTCACGAATGAACATTATTGGACAGGATATTCTACGGCAAATCCACAAAAATTAGCAAACTTCTTAGGAACGATTGCTTATAAATTTTAA
- a CDS encoding bacteriocin-like protein: protein MKNLKKLSKGQLKSIKGAGGIKLPEPEFCMYACNGVVICAACSDDFKCPDDSM from the coding sequence ATGAAAAATTTAAAAAAACTAAGTAAAGGCCAATTAAAAAGCATTAAAGGAGCAGGTGGAATTAAACTTCCGGAACCAGAATTTTGTATGTACGCATGCAATGGAGTTGTGATTTGCGCAGCTTGCAGTGATGACTTCAAATGCCCGGATGATTCAATGTAA
- a CDS encoding DUF2795 domain-containing protein, whose amino-acid sequence MYWTLELASYLSDAPWPMTKAELIDYAIRTGAPMEVVENLQAIEDEGEIYESIEEVWSDYPTDEDFLWNEDEY is encoded by the coding sequence ATGTACTGGACATTAGAATTAGCTTCATACTTAAGTGACGCACCTTGGCCAATGACTAAAGCAGAGCTTATTGACTACGCAATCAGAACTGGTGCACCTATGGAAGTAGTAGAAAATCTTCAGGCTATTGAAGACGAAGGTGAGATCTATGAATCAATTGAAGAGGTTTGGAGTGATTATCCAACCGATGAAGACTTCCTTTGGAATGAAGACGAATATTAA
- a CDS encoding DUF2797 domain-containing protein codes for MRFQGQILKMTSFNDEPIQYYLNLSGDLIHMNELFGKELTIKHIGFQCVNCQESKPIYRMGFCKNCFFESPYASDTIIRPELSTAHLGVAERDLDVEKQIQLQPHTVYLAYTGEVKVGVTRNTQIPTRWIDQGATFALPIARTENRYEAGMIEVALKQHVPDKTSWKKMLQDDLEDDIDLADFQQKIKEYFPEDFQKFYSEGENLWTFDYPFEKPEKVASFTLDKRPEFTGRLTGIKGQYLGFHGGEFINVRGHEGYVIELNISN; via the coding sequence ATGCGTTTTCAAGGGCAAATTTTAAAGATGACGAGCTTCAATGATGAGCCGATCCAATATTATCTTAATCTATCGGGTGATCTTATCCACATGAATGAGCTGTTCGGGAAAGAATTAACGATAAAACATATAGGTTTTCAATGTGTAAACTGCCAGGAAAGTAAACCGATTTACAGAATGGGATTTTGTAAGAATTGCTTTTTTGAAAGTCCTTACGCGAGTGATACCATCATTCGTCCGGAACTTTCTACAGCGCATTTGGGCGTTGCAGAGCGTGATCTGGACGTAGAAAAGCAAATTCAGCTTCAGCCACACACGGTTTATCTGGCTTACACCGGAGAAGTGAAGGTGGGCGTGACAAGAAATACACAAATTCCTACAAGATGGATCGATCAGGGTGCGACATTTGCATTGCCTATTGCAAGAACTGAAAACCGCTACGAAGCAGGAATGATTGAAGTTGCTTTAAAACAGCATGTTCCCGATAAAACAAGTTGGAAAAAAATGCTTCAGGATGATTTGGAAGATGATATTGACTTAGCAGATTTCCAACAAAAAATAAAAGAATACTTTCCGGAAGATTTTCAGAAATTCTACAGTGAAGGTGAAAACCTCTGGACATTCGACTATCCTTTTGAAAAACCAGAAAAAGTAGCTTCTTTCACGTTGGATAAAAGACCGGAATTCACTGGAAGACTTACAGGCATTAAAGGACAGTATCTTGGTTTCCATGGTGGTGAGTTTATTAATGTGAGAGGGCATGAAGGATATGTTATTGAATTGAATATCAGTAATTGA
- a CDS encoding PA0069 family radical SAM protein has protein sequence MQNENIIKGQGAQRNVINRFDRYTFEPEDEDFETVKTTFTEVFPKTIVNQVKSEDLPMEYSMNPYQGCEHGCSYCFARPTHEYWGYSAGIDFERKIMVKKNAPELLEKFFQKRGYKPAPILLSGNTDCYQPAERQFEITKKMLQICLDYRHPVNILTKNALVLRDIEILKPMAEQNLVSVSLSIPTINEELRRKMEPRTSSAKNKLKAVEILSENKVPVNVMVAPIIPGLNSDEPLTILKAISDAGAQSFGYTLVRLNDTVEPVFVKWIESAFPDRAQKVLNLIRSMRGGKLGEKRYFNRQKGEGNIAEMIHNTFKIGRKKYFDGKEFPKLTTANFTGSKDQQLRLFD, from the coding sequence ATGCAGAACGAAAATATCATAAAAGGTCAGGGAGCTCAGCGAAATGTTATCAACCGTTTCGACAGATATACCTTTGAACCTGAAGATGAAGATTTTGAAACTGTAAAAACAACTTTCACGGAAGTTTTCCCGAAAACCATTGTAAATCAGGTAAAAAGCGAAGATTTGCCGATGGAATATTCCATGAATCCATACCAGGGCTGTGAGCATGGATGTTCGTATTGTTTTGCAAGACCTACCCACGAATATTGGGGATACAGCGCTGGGATTGATTTCGAAAGAAAGATAATGGTGAAGAAAAATGCACCGGAATTACTGGAAAAATTTTTCCAGAAAAGAGGTTATAAACCTGCCCCGATTTTACTCTCAGGAAACACCGACTGTTACCAACCTGCTGAAAGGCAATTCGAGATTACAAAAAAGATGTTGCAGATCTGCCTTGATTACAGGCATCCTGTCAATATTCTCACGAAAAATGCTCTGGTTTTAAGGGATATTGAAATATTAAAGCCAATGGCTGAACAGAATTTGGTCTCCGTTTCACTCAGCATTCCTACCATTAACGAGGAACTGCGCAGGAAAATGGAACCGCGCACAAGCTCGGCAAAAAATAAGCTGAAAGCCGTAGAAATCCTCTCCGAAAACAAAGTTCCTGTGAATGTAATGGTTGCACCCATTATTCCGGGATTGAACAGTGATGAACCTTTAACGATTTTAAAAGCTATTTCCGATGCTGGAGCACAAAGTTTCGGCTATACTTTGGTAAGATTGAATGATACGGTAGAACCTGTTTTTGTAAAGTGGATAGAATCTGCTTTTCCGGATCGGGCGCAAAAAGTATTGAATTTAATTCGTTCAATGAGAGGTGGAAAGCTAGGTGAGAAAAGATATTTTAACAGGCAAAAAGGAGAAGGAAATATTGCAGAAATGATTCATAATACTTTTAAAATCGGAAGAAAAAAATATTTCGATGGGAAAGAATTTCCAAAACTTACAACTGCAAATTTTACAGGATCTAAAGATCAGCAATTGCGATTATTTGATTAA